A genomic window from Henningerozyma blattae CBS 6284 chromosome 3, complete genome includes:
- the YCP4 gene encoding flavodoxin-like fold family protein (similar to Saccharomyces cerevisiae YCP4 (YCR004C); ancestral locus Anc_1.421), with product MKVAIITYSTYGHIDALAQDVKKGVEKAGGKATVYRVSETLPEEVLQQMNAPEKPEDIPVATPETLSKYDAFLFGVPTRFGTVPAQWTAFWDATGSLWANGELNGKVAGFFVSTSTYGGGQESTVKNCMSYLVHHGIIYIPLGYKTAFSDIANIEEIHGGSPWGAGTLAGADGSRQVSSLESRIAFVQGESFYEVASKIVGGKSSKTAAAGSAAAAGTGGATKKAAAKQNNGSSNSGSKPAARENRAVSKADNKTENAKSSDSGKCCIIM from the coding sequence atgaagGTTGCCATCATTACATATTCGACTTACGGTCACATTGATGCTCTTGCCCAAGACGTTAAAAAGGGTGTTGAAAAAGCTGGAGGGAAAGCTACTGTATACAGGGTGAGTGAAACTTTACCTGAGGAAGTTTTACAACAGATGAATGCGCCAGAAAAGCCAGAAGATATCCCAGTTGCTACACCGGAAACTTTATCTAAATATGATGCCTTCTTATTTGGTGTTCCAACCAGATTTGGTACTGTTCCAGCTCAATGGACTGCCTTTTGGGATGCTACTGGTTCCTTGTGGGCTAATGGTGAATTGAATGGTAAAGTAGCTGGTTTTTTCGTCAGTACCTCTACTTATGGTGGTGGTCAAGAATCCACTGTTAAGAACTGTATGTCATATTTAGTCCACCACggtattatttatattccaTTGGGTTATAAGACTGCTTTTAGTGATATTGctaatattgaagaaatacACGGTGGTTCACCATGGGGTGCTGGTACTTTAGCTGGTGCCGATGGGTCTAGACAAGTTTCTTCATTAGAATCTAGAATTGCATTTGTTCAAGGTGAAAGTTTCTATGAAGTTGCCTCTAAGATAGTTGGGGGTAAATCATCTAAAACTGCTGCTGCTGGttctgctgctgctgctggTACCGGCGGTGCTACCAAGAAGGCTGCTGCTAAACAAAATAACGGTTCCTCTAACTCTGGTTCCAAGCCTGCAGCTAGGGAAAATAGAGCTGTATCTAAGGCAGACAATAAGACTGAAAATGCCAAGTCTAGTGATTCTGGCAAATGCTGTATCATTATGTGA
- the MRPL32 gene encoding mitochondrial 54S ribosomal protein bL32m (similar to Saccharomyces cerevisiae MRPL32 (YCR003W); ancestral locus Anc_1.420): protein MSILNRLKQWNNTNSLLSSQYLQHLKYLISWPYPTLSPIPVLIPLSNNNIPQQQQSLGPAWDMFSNGSTLLAVPKKKVSHMKKRQKLYGPGDKQLKLNNNLNECPSCGHYKRSHTLCMYCFGEIKMIWKNNIKKIELEKSKLNNDDPINEIDQRLLYPGKVKTDYEIKLEDKDKYLLKRLRTLPVNEK, encoded by the coding sequence ATGTCCATTTTGAACCGTCTAAAACAATGgaataatacaaattcaCTCCTTTCATCTCAATACCTTCAACATTTGAAATACCTCATATCATGGCCATATCCCACCTTATCACCTATACCGGTGCTCATCCCACTCtcgaataataatattccacaacaacaacaatcaTTGGGCCCTGCATGGGATATGTTCAGCAATGGTAGCACTTTATTGGCTGTTCCCAAGAAAAAAGTCTCTcatatgaaaaaaagacaGAAATTATATGGTCCAGGTGATAAACAACTGAAATTGAATAACAATCTGAATGAATGTCCCTCATGTGGCCATTACAAGAGATCCCATACGTTATGTATGTATTGTTTTGGTGaaataaagatgatatggaaaaataacattaaaaagatagaattggaaaagtcaaaattaaataatgatgatcctattaatgaaattgatcAACGTCTTTTATATCCTGGCAAGGTTAAGACTGattatgaaattaaattggaagacaaagataaatatttattaaagagaTTAAGAACGTTACCTGTGAATGAAAAGTGA
- the SAT4 gene encoding serine/threonine protein kinase SAT4 (similar to Saccharomyces cerevisiae SAT4 (YCR008W); ancestral locus Anc_1.423), producing the protein MKSFFADTRTANKPTVESQTTHNSPTRTSLSRTSSSSSISESFHINTKQAQNYYVHACDPSPSPTPAPPKLSNSTKMINRPLNTTNKNNKYSSSSSSLLSSCSNSSSNSLISNSNNIPINKLNANISNKPTSNCNNNIINININNDNKSRIRNTSPSAQPMYSMKTNTTITTASKSSLTSLPSTTTSQSSSKPLKRFIVFEDGSHQHSLKCVKRQEKLSHMIKNIMGSEKKKNNAVSALPEIMQDSKSTNKQMDPPTLFAGMMKQISLMQDPLQERKSSAAKDSVTKDSASKDPATFNLDSGKLFKTSADLSKSIKTPCFSEKYGRCQEIVGRGAFGVVRICHKKRSSTASTSTNATPELFAVKEFKRKQSESYEKYSKRLTSEFCISSSLKHPNIIATFDLFQDTKGDFFEVMEFCSGGDLFSLIVSAGKLEYAEADCFFKQLIRGVIYMHEMGVCHRDLKPENLMLSANGTLKIVDFGNSECFKMAWEENIHLIGGICGSSPYIAPEEYTRDEFDPRPVDIWACGVIYMAMRTGRQLWEAAKKDDEFYLKYLKGRKEKDGYQPIEQLKRARCRNVIYSMLDPVPSRRINGKQVLNSEWIREVRCCNDTATTPPK; encoded by the coding sequence ATGAAAAGTTTTTTCGCTGATACTCGTACTGCCAATAAACCGACGGTGGAGTCCCAGACCACGCATAATTCTCCCACTCGCACCTCGTTGTCTCGTACAAGTTCGAGTTCAAGCATATCTGAATCATTCCATATCAATACAAAACAAgctcaaaattattacgTCCATGCTTGTGATCCTTCTCCTTCCCCTACTCCAGCTCCTCCAAAACTGTCTAATTCCACGAAAATGATTAATCGTCCATTGAACAccactaataaaaataataaatattcctcatcttcatcttctttacTCTCGTCATGTTCGAATTCTTCATCGAATTCCCTGATTagcaattcaaataatattccaatCAATAAACTAAACGCCAACATTTCTAATAAACCCACTTcaaattgtaataataatattattaatattaatattaataatgataacaAGTCGAGAATACGAAACACTTCACCTTCGGCACAACCAATGTATTCTATGAAGACAAACACCACAATCACCACTGCATCAAAATCATCTTTGACCTCGTTACCCAGCACAACCACATCACAATCTTCGTCAAAACCATTGAAAAGATTTATCGTTTTTGAAGACGGATCCCACCAGCATTCTTTGAAATGTGTTAAAAGACAAGAAAAACTAAGTCATATGATTAAGAATATAATGGGGtctgaaaaaaagaaaaacaatgCAGTCTCTGCATTGCCAGAAATCATGCAGGACTCCAAATCCACCAATAAACAAATGGATCCACCTACATTGTTTGCAGGCATGATGAAACAAATATCTCTCATGCAAGATCCTCTACAAGAAAGGAAATCTTCGGCGGCAAAGGATTCTGTGACAAAAGACTCCGCTTCAAAAGACCCCGCCACATTTAATTTGGATTCTGGGAAATTATTCAAGACCTCCGCGGATCTTTCCAAATCAATCAAAACTCCATGTTTCTCTGAGAAATATGGTCGTTGTCAAGAAATCGTTGGTAGAGGGGCATTTGGTGTAGTAAGGATTTGTCATAAAAAGAGATCTTCCACTGCAAGCACTAGCACTAATGCTACCCCTGAATTGTTTGCTGTCAAggaatttaaaagaaaacaatCTGAATcttatgaaaaatattccaaacGTCTCACGTCTGAATTCTGTATCTCTTCTTCACTCAAACATCCAAATATAATCGCCACATTTGATCTTTTCCAAGATACAAAAGGTGATTTTTTCGAAGTCATGGAGTTTTGTTCAGGTGGTGATTTATTCTCATTAATTGTCTCGGCGGGTAAACTAGAATACGCCGAGGCGGATTGTTTCTTTAAACAATTGATTAGAGGTGTCATCTATATGCATGAAATGGGTGTCTGTCATCGAGATTTAAAACcagaaaatttaatgttATCGGCAAATGGGACTTTGAAAATCGTAGACTTCGGTAATAGTGAATGTTTTAAGATGGCTTGGgaagaaaatattcatttgatTGGTGGTATATGTGGGTCAAGCCCCTATATTGCCCCTGAGGAGTATACGAGAGATGAATTCGATCCAAGACCAGTGGATATTTGGGCTTGTGGTGTCATTTATATGGCAATGAGAACAGGTAGACAATTATGGGAAGCGGCCAAgaaagatgatgaattttatttgaagtaTTTGAAAGGTAGGAAGGAAAAAGATGGTTACCAACCAATTgaacaattgaaaagagCCAGATGTAGAAATGTCATTTATTCAATGTTGGATCCCGTACCTTcaagaagaattaatgGGAAACAAGTATTGAATAGTGAATGGATACGAGAAGTAAGATGTTGTAATGATACTGCTACAACTCCTcccaaataa
- the TBLA0C00730 gene encoding uncharacterized protein (similar to Saccharomyces cerevisiae RVS161 (YCR009C); ancestral locus Anc_1.424), with protein sequence MSWSGFKKAINRAGNNVMIKSSDRVTDREYDTEERRYKTLQRAGESLQKEGKGFLDSLRAVCASQVAIAEVIANLYDDAKYSGKSDYNMGEYYLQCVKDFDTETCKQLDGPIREAVLDPINKFCTYFKEIDEAIKKREHKKQDYEASKAKVRKLIDKPSKDSSKLPVAEKELNLVKDVFNHLNEQLKMELPQLVSLRVPYFDPSFEAIVKIQLRFCTDGYSRLAQIQQYLDQQSRDDYANGLLDTKIEDLLHQMTSLDICAMGIK encoded by the coding sequence ATGAGTTGGAGTGGATTTAAAAAAGCTATTAATAGGGCTGGTAATAATGTTATGATTAAAAGTAGTGATCGTGTTACTGATCGAGAATATGATACTGAAGAACGTCGATATAAGACTTTACAAAGAGCTGGTGAAAGTCTTCAAAAGGAGGGTAAAGGATTTTTAGATTCTTTAAGAGCAGTATGTGCATCTCAAGTGGCCATTGCTGAAGTCATTGCCAATTTATACGATGATGCAAAATATAGTGGTAAGAGTGATTATAATATGGgtgaatattatttacagTGTGTCAAAGATTTTGATACAGAGACATGTAAACAATTAGATGGACCAATAAGAGAGGCGGTTTTGGAtccaataaataaattttgtaCTTATTTCAAAGAGATTGATGAAGCTATTAAGAAAAGAGAACATAAGAAACAAGATTATGAAGCTTCCAAGGCTAAAGTTCGCAAATTGATTGATAAACCATCTAAGGATTCATCGAAATTACCAGTTGCCGAGAAGGAATTAAATCTAGTGAAAGATGTTTTTAATCATCTGAAtgaacaattgaaaatggaGTTACCACAATTGGTATCGCTGCGTGTTCCTTATTTCGATCCAAGTTTTGAAGCTATCGTGAAGATTCAACTAAGGTTTTGTACAGATGGGTATAGTAGATTAGCACAGATCCAACAATACCTCGACCAACAATCGCGTGATGATTATGCGAACGGGCTGTTAGACACCAAGATCGAAGATCTATTACATCAAATGACTAGTCTTGATATATGTGCTATGGGTATTAAATAG
- the TBLA0C00740 gene encoding acetate uptake transporter family protein (similar to Saccharomyces cerevisiae ADY2 (YCR010C) and ATO2 (YNR002C); ancestral locus Anc_1.425), with product MDLENNPLATTSTTDFSSENENNACEDDTREMISNSNRRVRRNTSNENTKVGDEDDGISPGNIRIFNNGGTRHVVISKNDIGRKNGRKYVRSTARSSMKTAQSQAQSGNNTSNSFAQNPDSRSNNNNNNNNNNNNRYSEEDGESLNNYSSVPSNSYSAEFEDAPTHQPSIEFYTHDGLNDSHLLKGERVHSLPQNNSDYHIFGSRRYLKSELRRAHGGTLMPGLAPPTIHKFGNPVPLGLSAFALTTFVLSFYNARVKHVRIPNMVVGLAMFYGGFVQIIAGVWELAIENTFGATALCSYGGFWMSFGAIFIPWFGIQSSFGKDTREFDNAFAIYLLAWCIFTYGLSVCTMKSTVMFFSLFFLLGTTFLLLSLGSFTANDNVTRAGGILGVIVSFIAWYNAFAGLTDKHNSYFVIRSMPLPTNEKHWAWAPKGFQKRE from the coding sequence ATGGATCTGGAGAATAACCCACTAGCGACTACAAGTACCACGGATTTTTCAAGTGAAAATGAGAATAATGCATGTGAGGATGATACTCGAGAAATGATATCAAACTCAAACCGTCGTGTTAGAAGAAATACCTCCAATGAGAATACAAAGGTTGGTGATGAGGATGACGGTATTAGTCCAGGAAATAtcagaatatttaataatggagGAACCCGGCATGTAGTGATATCTAAAAATGACATTGGTAGGAAGAATGGCCGCAAGTACGTGAGATCAACAGCAAGATCGAGTATGAAAACCGCACAATCCCAAGCACAGTCTGGTAATAATACTTCCAACTCATTTGCACAGAACCCAGATTCACgtagcaataataataataataataataataataataataatagatacTCAGAAGAGGATGGAGAGTctttaaacaattattcCTCCGTCCCAAGTAATTCATATTCTGCAGAATTCGAAGATGCACCTACCCATCAACCAAGTATCGAATTCTATACACATGATGGGTTAAATGATAGTCATCTATTGAAAGGTGAACGTGTCCATTCTTTACCACAAAATAACTCTGACTATCATATTTTCGGTTCAAGAAGATATTTGAAATCTGAATTACGTAGAGCTCATGGTGGTACATTAATGCCTGGGTTAGCCCCACCAACAATCCATAAATTTGGTAATCCAGTTCCATTAGGTCTTTCTGCATTTGCATTAACTACATttgtattatcattttatAATGCAAGAGTCAAACATGTTAGAATACCGAATATGGTCGTTGGATTAGCAATGTTTTATGGTGGATTTGTTCAAATTATTGCAGGCGTTTGGGAATTAGCAATTGAAAACACGTTTGGTGCTACCGCATTGTGTTCTTATGGTGGGTTTTGGATGAGTTTTGGTGCTATCTTTATTCCTTGGTTTGGCATCCAAAGCTCGTTTGGTAAAGATACTAGAGAATTTGATAATGCATTTGCTATCTATCTTTTAGCATGGTGTATCTTTACATATGGACTATCTGTTTGTACTATGAAATCCACTGTCATGTTTTTcagtttatttttcttattaggAACTacatttcttttattaagtCTCGGTAGTTTTACAGCAAATGATAATGTTACACGAGCTGGTGGAATATTAGGGGTGATTGTATCATTTATTGCATGGTATAATGCCTTTGCAGGTTTAACAGATAAACACAATTCATATTTTGTTATCAGATCTATGCCATTACCCACAAATGAAAAACACTGGGCATGGGCACCAAAAGGGTTTCAAAAACGGGAATAA
- the AAN1 gene encoding Aan1p (similar to Saccharomyces cerevisiae YKL075C; ancestral locus Anc_2.623) — translation MEPIDPDKNDTRLNCPCRRCSMQKNANNYPRERNKNYTNLPILNIEKFLKLKGTKYERIVSEEYLMGKYGARKSHYILVFINCIHHKLETGVAMIPDDHTDSLSPWVKSKLFLLLVTLSQRGGPEYWSDKLGANPTESKLVENDNKNAKKRKRRPYYTLTEHIMRRNIKQDFSELNYDDNYVFSSIWANFMEGLINHYLERVIIPHSETKVCQQLYKPMMKIISLYNEYNELMEKSEKNGFLQEPEDELKENIGNDIVAHERLYRAQQLLWQARQDIPKTISKELTLLSEMYSTLSADEQDYELDEFVCCAEEYIELEYLPALIEILFSNATSMYFWKIMMVLEPFFYYIEDSEDSSIIDECEENIEPDMIASVKAEDYKSDSVSTINTNTQRQDPRVITLEKICEVAARQKWI, via the coding sequence ATGGAGCCCATCGATCcagataaaaatgatactAGACTGAATTGCCCATGCCGTCGTTGTTCAATGCaaaaaaatgcaaataatTATCCAAGAGAACGAAATAAGAACTATACAAACCTTCCGatattgaatattgaaaaatttcttaaattaaAAGGTACAAAGTATGAACGTATTGTTTCTGAAGAATATCTTATGGGTAAATATGGTGCAAGAAAATCTCATTACATACttgtatttattaattgcaTTCATCATAAGCTTGAAACAGGAGTGGCCATGATCCCAGACGATCACACTGATTCGTTAAGTCCTTGGGTGAAATCAAagttatttcttttattagtGACCTTGTCTCAAAGAGGTGGACCAGAATATTGGTCTGATAAACTAGGCGCGAATCCAACAGAAAGTAAGTTAGTTGagaatgataataaaaatgctAAAAAGCGGAAGAGAAGACCGTATTACACATTAACAGAACATATCATGCGACGTAATATTAAACAAGACTTTtctgaattaaattatgaTGACAATTATGTTTTTTCCTCCATTTGGGCAAATTTTATGGAAGGTTtgataaatcattatttggaaCGTGTAATTATTCCCCACTCAGAAACAAAAGTTTGCCAACAATTATATAAGCCaatgatgaagattatttcattatataaTGAGTATAATGAGCTTATGGaaaaaagtgaaaaaaatggattTTTACAAGAACctgaagatgaattaaaagaaaatataggCAATGATATCGTTGCTCATGAACGATTATACCGAGCACAGCAATTACTATGGCAAGCAAGACAAGATATACCAAAAACGATAAGTAAAGAGCTGACTCTTTTATCTGAAATGTACTCAACATTGTCTGCTGATGAACAGGATTACGAGTTAGATGAATTTGTATGTTGTGCAGAGGAATATATAGAATTGGAATATTTACCTGCACTTAttgaaattcttttttccaATGCAACTTCCATGTacttttggaaaataatgatggtTTTAGAGCCgtttttctattatattGAAGATTCTGAAGATTCTAGCATAATTGATGAATGCGAGGAAAATATCGAGCCAGATATGATAGCGTCAGTGAAGGCAGAAGATTATAAATCAGATTCTGTTAGTACtataaatacaaataccCAAAGACAGGATCCTAGAGTTATCACTCTAGAGAAAATCTGTGAAGTTGCTGCCAGACAGAAATGGATCTGA